One genomic region from Armatimonadota bacterium encodes:
- the hemC gene encoding hydroxymethylbilane synthase — MSTVRVGTRGSALSRRQTEAVLAVLRRLHPGIRFEVVVIQTHGDRWAGPLSPASRPGLFVAELERALQEGSIDLAVHSLKDLPTTPTPGLALAAIPPREDPRDALVANAPSLAHLPYGARVGTSSPRRAAQLRAYRKDLEVVPLRGNVDTRIRKVRSGVVDAAILAAAGLVRGGWEQEITERLDPEVMLPAPGQGALALQVREEDIRMRSLVEVLDDPLTRAAVSAERAFLRGLGGGCVVPAAALATCDAGASTLRLRGLVAAPDGSRVVRVERAGPMVCAEEIGRQAAEAVCGLVPTLAS; from the coding sequence TTGAGCACCGTCCGCGTGGGAACCCGGGGAAGCGCGCTCAGCCGTCGGCAGACGGAGGCGGTCCTAGCTGTCCTGCGCCGCCTGCACCCTGGAATCCGGTTCGAGGTAGTGGTGATCCAGACGCACGGCGACCGGTGGGCGGGACCCCTCTCTCCGGCATCGCGCCCAGGGCTGTTCGTGGCAGAGCTGGAGCGGGCGCTGCAGGAGGGCTCCATCGATCTCGCGGTGCACAGCCTCAAGGATCTCCCCACCACCCCTACCCCGGGCCTTGCCCTCGCCGCCATTCCGCCCCGGGAGGATCCCCGGGATGCGCTTGTGGCCAACGCTCCTTCCCTCGCACACCTTCCCTATGGGGCCCGGGTGGGCACCAGCAGCCCCCGGCGGGCGGCGCAACTCCGGGCCTACCGGAAGGACCTGGAGGTGGTGCCGCTCCGTGGCAACGTGGATACCCGGATCCGGAAGGTGCGCTCAGGCGTGGTGGACGCGGCCATCCTGGCCGCCGCGGGATTGGTCCGGGGCGGGTGGGAGCAGGAGATCACGGAGCGCCTGGATCCGGAGGTGATGCTCCCAGCCCCGGGCCAGGGAGCCCTTGCCCTCCAGGTGCGGGAGGAGGACATAAGGATGCGATCGCTCGTGGAAGTCCTCGACGATCCCCTGACCCGCGCGGCGGTGAGCGCGGAGCGGGCCTTCCTCCGGGGATTGGGAGGTGGATGCGTCGTCCCGGCCGCGGCGCTGGCCACCTGCGACGCGGGCGCGAGCACCCTACGGCTCAGGGGCCTTGTGGCGGCCCCCGATGGGAGCCGTGTGGTGCGCGTGGAGCGCGCGGGGCCCATGGTGTGCGCGGAGGAAATCGGGCGGCAGGCCGCGGAGGCCGTGTGCGGGCTCGTGCCCACCCTCGCGTCCTAG
- the hemA gene encoding glutamyl-tRNA reductase: MDLLAVGLSHHTAPVEVRERVVCLPTKLASAVALLRQRKGIQEAALLSTCNRTEAYVVAVEGGAGPESVLAFWSAYHGVPQEVFAPYVYVYRGVEAARHLFRVAGGLDSMIVGEAQILGQVREAFHQAQEGGGIGPVLSRLFRQAIAAGRRVRRETGIGRGAVSVPGAALAVAREVCGELRGRQVLVLGSGEMARLLVRNLVEAGCTAVVVCSRTLEHAEALAAAFGARTVRFDELGSALQRADILVTSTGAPHVVVEASLVAEVMQKRTTSLLILDIAVPRDVDPAVRLLPGVHLVDIDDLQAAGQRVLQERRGDVERAEAILAEETGKFEAWYRSLDVVPLIRALRHRAEAVLEEEWARLRPQLAHLPVGHQEAVRQALRTAINRLLHRSIVRLKAMATERDPALVDAARALLDLEDVASS, from the coding sequence ATGGATCTCCTCGCGGTGGGACTCAGCCACCACACGGCCCCCGTGGAGGTGCGGGAGCGGGTGGTGTGCCTGCCCACAAAGCTCGCCTCCGCGGTCGCCCTCCTGCGCCAGCGGAAGGGCATCCAGGAGGCTGCCCTGCTCTCCACCTGCAACCGTACGGAGGCCTACGTGGTCGCGGTGGAAGGGGGAGCGGGCCCGGAGTCCGTGCTGGCCTTCTGGTCCGCCTACCACGGAGTCCCCCAGGAGGTCTTCGCACCCTACGTATACGTCTACCGCGGGGTGGAAGCAGCCCGTCACCTCTTCCGGGTGGCGGGAGGGTTGGATTCCATGATCGTGGGGGAAGCACAGATCCTCGGCCAGGTGCGGGAAGCCTTCCATCAGGCCCAGGAGGGAGGCGGGATCGGCCCCGTGCTGAGCCGACTCTTCCGGCAGGCCATCGCCGCGGGCCGGAGGGTGCGGCGGGAGACGGGGATCGGCCGGGGTGCGGTGTCCGTGCCCGGCGCCGCGCTCGCGGTGGCCCGGGAGGTGTGCGGGGAGCTCCGGGGGCGGCAGGTGCTCGTCCTGGGAAGCGGGGAGATGGCGCGCCTTTTGGTGCGCAACCTGGTGGAGGCGGGGTGCACCGCGGTGGTGGTCTGCAGCCGCACCCTGGAGCACGCGGAGGCCCTGGCCGCAGCCTTCGGGGCACGAACCGTGCGGTTCGATGAGCTGGGTTCTGCCCTCCAGCGAGCCGACATCCTCGTGACCTCCACGGGCGCCCCGCACGTGGTGGTCGAGGCGTCCCTGGTGGCGGAGGTGATGCAAAAGCGCACCACGTCCCTGTTGATCCTGGACATCGCGGTCCCACGGGACGTGGATCCCGCGGTGCGCCTCCTCCCCGGCGTGCACCTCGTGGACATCGACGACCTGCAGGCCGCGGGGCAGCGGGTGCTCCAGGAGCGGAGAGGGGACGTGGAGCGGGCGGAGGCCATCCTGGCGGAGGAGACGGGGAAGTTCGAGGCTTGGTACCGTTCCCTGGACGTGGTGCCCCTCATCCGGGCCCTCCGCCACCGGGCGGAGGCCGTTTTGGAGGAGGAGTGGGCCCGGCTCCGCCCCCAGCTGGCGCACCTTCCGGTAGGGCATCAGGAGGCGGTGCGTCAGGCGCTCCGGACTGCCATCAACCGGCTGCTGCACCGCTCCATCGTGCGCCTGAAGGCGATGGCTACGGAGCGGGATCCCGCACTGGTGGATGCAGCCCGGGCCCTGCTGGATCTGGAGGACGTGGCGAGCTCTTGA
- the tgt gene encoding tRNA guanosine(34) transglycosylase Tgt, with product MHLLRAQPFRFEILAQDGAARAGVLYTPHGPIRTPCFAPVATNAAVRGMTVWDLCSLGADLLLANTFHLYLRPGPELIAQAGGLHAFMGWGGPILTDSGGFQVLSLAHLRRVTDRGVVFRSPIDGSLHELTPERVVEIQEVLGSDIITPLDVCSGYPVDEGEAREALHRTMHWLERSLAARRRTDQALFGILQGAFSPSLRAQAAAHAVRLDLPGYAIGGLSVGEPLSVTYEILECTIRHLPPERPRYLMGVGSPPGIVEAIARGVDLFDCVLPTRVGRTGVVFTRKGRVNLRNSPFCTDLRPLDPECTCRVCARHTRAYVRHLFKSGELLGPILATYHNVAFLLRWVEEARRAILEGTFSAWRERVLAQYATRW from the coding sequence GTGCACCTTCTCCGGGCTCAACCGTTCCGGTTTGAGATCCTCGCGCAGGACGGCGCGGCGCGGGCCGGGGTTCTGTATACTCCTCATGGCCCCATCCGTACACCCTGTTTTGCGCCCGTGGCCACGAACGCCGCGGTGCGGGGCATGACCGTATGGGATCTTTGCTCCCTCGGGGCGGACCTGTTGCTCGCGAACACCTTCCACCTGTACCTCCGGCCCGGACCGGAGCTCATCGCACAGGCGGGGGGTCTTCATGCCTTCATGGGTTGGGGCGGCCCCATCCTCACGGACAGCGGCGGATTCCAGGTGTTGAGCCTGGCGCACCTGCGGCGGGTGACGGACCGGGGGGTGGTGTTCCGCTCCCCGATTGACGGAAGCCTGCATGAGCTCACCCCCGAGCGGGTGGTGGAGATCCAGGAAGTTCTGGGCTCCGACATCATCACGCCCCTGGACGTGTGCAGTGGATATCCCGTGGACGAGGGAGAGGCGAGGGAAGCGCTGCACCGCACCATGCACTGGCTGGAGCGCTCGCTGGCTGCCAGACGCCGCACGGATCAGGCCCTCTTCGGCATCCTCCAGGGTGCTTTCAGTCCCTCCCTGCGGGCCCAGGCCGCCGCTCACGCGGTGCGCCTCGATCTGCCGGGATACGCCATCGGCGGGCTCTCCGTGGGCGAGCCTCTCTCCGTGACGTACGAGATCCTGGAGTGCACCATCCGGCACCTGCCCCCGGAGCGTCCCCGCTACCTCATGGGGGTAGGTTCTCCGCCGGGCATCGTGGAGGCCATCGCGCGGGGTGTGGATCTCTTCGACTGCGTACTCCCCACCCGGGTGGGCCGCACGGGGGTGGTGTTCACCCGGAAGGGCCGGGTGAACCTCCGCAACAGCCCTTTCTGCACGGATCTCAGGCCCTTGGATCCGGAGTGTACCTGCCGGGTGTGTGCGCGGCACACCCGCGCCTACGTGCGCCACCTCTTCAAGTCGGGCGAGCTGCTGGGCCCCATCCTGGCCACCTACCACAACGTAGCCTTCCTCCTACGGTGGGTGGAGGAGGCCCGGAGGGCCATCCTGGAAGGGACCTTCTCCGCGTGGCGGGAGCGGGTCCTGGCCCAATACGCAACCCGGTGGTAG
- the hemB gene encoding porphobilinogen synthase, giving the protein MGFPVHRGRRLRRTEALRQLVAEHALRAEQLVAPLFVKENLPYPAEISSLPGHYQHTVPSLVREVAELLEAGVRAVILFGIPARKDPTGSEAYHPEGIVQRALRKLRAEFGDQVVLIADLCLCEYTDHGHCGVLAGPEGPVDNEATLEVYGRIAVAQAEAGADLVAPSGMMDGQVQAIRRSLDQAGFQDVGILAYAAKYASCFYGPFREAAESAPRFGDRRSYQMDPPNVREALREVARDVEEGADVVMVKPALPYLDVIRAVKEHFGLPTAAYQVSGEYAVIWAAAQREWVDLELAMWETLLAIRRAGADVILTYFAKEAARKLRA; this is encoded by the coding sequence ATGGGATTCCCGGTCCACCGGGGAAGGCGGTTGCGCCGCACGGAGGCCCTGCGGCAGCTGGTGGCCGAGCACGCCCTGCGGGCTGAGCAGCTGGTGGCCCCCCTCTTCGTCAAGGAGAATCTCCCGTACCCCGCGGAGATTTCCTCCCTTCCGGGCCACTACCAGCACACCGTACCGAGCCTCGTGCGGGAGGTGGCAGAACTGCTGGAAGCAGGGGTTCGGGCGGTAATCCTCTTCGGGATTCCCGCCCGAAAGGATCCCACGGGGAGCGAGGCCTACCACCCGGAGGGGATCGTCCAGCGAGCCCTGCGGAAGCTGCGGGCGGAGTTCGGGGACCAGGTAGTCCTCATCGCGGACCTGTGCCTATGCGAGTACACAGACCACGGCCACTGCGGGGTCCTGGCCGGACCGGAGGGGCCCGTGGACAATGAGGCCACCCTGGAGGTTTACGGCCGCATCGCGGTGGCGCAGGCGGAGGCGGGCGCGGACCTCGTAGCACCCTCCGGCATGATGGACGGACAGGTCCAGGCGATCCGCCGCAGCCTGGACCAAGCGGGCTTCCAGGACGTGGGAATCCTGGCGTACGCGGCGAAGTACGCCAGCTGCTTCTATGGTCCGTTCCGGGAGGCCGCGGAGAGCGCCCCGCGGTTCGGGGACCGGAGAAGCTACCAGATGGATCCCCCTAACGTACGGGAAGCCCTGCGGGAGGTAGCCCGGGACGTCGAGGAGGGTGCGGACGTGGTGATGGTCAAGCCCGCGCTCCCCTACCTCGACGTGATCCGGGCGGTGAAGGAGCACTTCGGGCTTCCCACCGCAGCCTATCAGGTGAGCGGGGAGTACGCCGTGATCTGGGCGGCGGCCCAGAGGGAATGGGTGGATCTGGAGCTGGCCATGTGGGAGACCCTGCTCGCCATCCGGCGAGCGGGGGCGGACGTGATCCTCACGTACTTCGCGAAGGAGGCCGCCCGAAAGCTGCGGGCATGA
- a CDS encoding uroporphyrinogen-III synthase, whose product MEVVHVPLLRILPPVSYAPLDQALRRLESYAWVVFTSQNGVRAVERRLRDLGIPVEALRGVHTAAIGPATARLLARLGVPPVLQPSEYRAEGLVEAFAAYELRGVRILIPRAEGARDVLPQGLRERGAEVAVVAAYRVETAWEEAPRLRRAIQEGVDAVTLTSPSAARALVSLLEGRLPEETRVVCIGPVTAQAARELGIRVDGVAEVYTSEGMVQILQSLLEGGR is encoded by the coding sequence GTGGAGGTGGTGCACGTCCCCCTCCTTCGAATCCTCCCTCCCGTCTCCTACGCTCCCCTGGACCAGGCCCTGCGACGGCTCGAGAGCTACGCCTGGGTGGTGTTCACGAGCCAGAACGGAGTACGGGCCGTAGAGCGCCGGCTTCGCGACCTGGGGATTCCTGTAGAGGCCCTACGGGGCGTGCACACCGCCGCCATCGGCCCTGCCACCGCCCGCCTGCTGGCACGGCTGGGTGTCCCTCCCGTGCTCCAGCCCTCCGAGTACCGGGCGGAGGGTCTGGTGGAAGCGTTTGCCGCCTACGAACTGCGGGGCGTGCGGATCCTGATCCCCCGGGCGGAGGGGGCCCGGGACGTGCTGCCCCAAGGACTGCGGGAACGGGGCGCAGAGGTGGCGGTGGTGGCCGCCTACCGGGTGGAGACGGCCTGGGAGGAGGCTCCCCGGCTGCGGAGGGCGATCCAGGAAGGGGTGGATGCGGTGACGCTCACGAGCCCCTCCGCGGCCAGAGCCCTGGTATCCTTGCTGGAAGGACGTCTTCCGGAGGAAACCCGGGTGGTGTGCATCGGCCCCGTGACGGCACAGGCGGCGAGGGAGCTGGGGATCCGGGTGGACGGGGTGGCGGAGGTGTACACTTCCGAGGGGATGGTACAGATCCTGCAATCGCTCCTTGAGGGGGGGCGGTAG
- the bshB1 gene encoding bacillithiol biosynthesis deacetylase BshB1 produces the protein MNRRALVLSPHPDDAEIGMGGTVALLVRQGWTVVVCDLTNGEPTPRGTPERRLREAAVAADILGVRRILLDLPNRFLLDTVEARKQVAAVIREVRPELLFVPYWEDAHPDHVQAAQLGEAARFYAKLTKSDIPGEPYYPRRVIHYFSTHYRMVRRPSFLVDVTETFERKLESVAAYRSQFEDERGTLWILDPLRTSAAYFGALVGVAYAEPFVMREEVGLRTLDALL, from the coding sequence ATGAACCGCCGGGCCCTGGTGCTGAGCCCGCACCCGGACGACGCGGAGATCGGGATGGGGGGAACCGTGGCCCTCCTGGTTCGCCAGGGGTGGACGGTGGTGGTCTGCGACCTCACCAACGGTGAGCCCACGCCCCGGGGCACGCCTGAGCGGCGGCTCCGGGAGGCGGCGGTGGCCGCGGACATCCTAGGAGTACGCCGCATCCTTCTGGATCTCCCCAACCGGTTCCTCCTGGACACCGTGGAGGCCCGCAAACAGGTGGCGGCGGTGATCCGGGAGGTGCGGCCGGAATTGCTGTTCGTACCGTACTGGGAGGATGCGCATCCAGACCACGTCCAGGCGGCGCAGCTCGGGGAGGCCGCCCGGTTCTACGCCAAACTCACCAAGTCCGACATTCCCGGAGAGCCCTATTACCCGCGCCGGGTGATCCACTACTTCTCCACCCACTACCGGATGGTGCGGCGCCCCTCGTTCCTCGTGGACGTGACGGAGACCTTCGAGCGTAAGCTGGAGAGCGTGGCCGCCTACCGCAGCCAGTTCGAGGACGAACGGGGAACCCTCTGGATCCTGGATCCCCTCCGTACCTCTGCCGCCTACTTCGGCGCCCTGGTGGGGGTGGCGTATGCGGAGCCCTTCGTGATGCGGGAGGAGGTGGGCCTACGAACCCTGGATGCCCTGCTGTGA
- the hemL gene encoding glutamate-1-semialdehyde 2,1-aminomutase, whose product MRQGGSQQLYARAQALMPGGVNSPVRAFRAVGGTPSFLVRGAGAYVEDVDGNRYVDYVGSWGALICGHADPEVVRAAVEAVEGGSSFGACTPYEVAFAEVLCEAVPSLEMVRLVSSGTEAVMSALRVARAATGRDRIVKFDGGYHGHADALLVRAGSGVVTLELPDSPGVPAAAVQHTLSLPYNDEKAVEEAFARFGPEIAAVVVEPVAGNMGVVPADRAFLEVLRDLTAAYGALLVFDEVITGFRVGWGGAQAVLGIRPDLTCLGKVIGGGFPLAAYGGRRDAMSLVAPAGPVYQAGTLSGNPVAVRAGLATLERLRQPGTYGRLEEVSAQLERGLLDAARIAGVPVQLNRVGSMLTLFFSEQPVRDYESARRADVVRYAQFFWGMLRRGVYLPPSQFEAMFVSLAHGPEEIERTVQAAYEALRELR is encoded by the coding sequence ATGAGGCAGGGTGGTTCCCAGCAGCTCTACGCACGTGCCCAGGCCCTCATGCCGGGGGGTGTGAACAGCCCGGTACGGGCCTTTCGGGCGGTGGGGGGAACTCCGTCCTTCCTCGTGCGGGGAGCGGGAGCCTACGTGGAGGACGTGGACGGGAACCGGTACGTGGACTACGTGGGGAGCTGGGGAGCCCTCATCTGCGGACATGCGGATCCGGAGGTGGTGCGGGCCGCGGTGGAGGCCGTGGAGGGCGGGAGTTCCTTCGGCGCCTGTACCCCGTATGAGGTGGCCTTCGCGGAAGTATTGTGCGAGGCCGTTCCCTCCCTGGAGATGGTGCGGTTGGTCAGTAGCGGTACGGAGGCGGTGATGAGCGCCTTGCGGGTTGCCCGGGCCGCCACGGGTCGCGACCGCATCGTGAAGTTCGACGGCGGTTACCACGGGCACGCGGATGCGCTCCTCGTGCGGGCCGGAAGCGGGGTGGTCACCCTGGAGCTCCCGGACAGTCCCGGCGTTCCCGCGGCCGCGGTTCAGCACACCCTCTCCCTCCCGTACAACGACGAAAAGGCCGTGGAGGAGGCCTTTGCGCGGTTCGGGCCGGAGATCGCCGCGGTGGTGGTGGAACCCGTGGCGGGCAACATGGGCGTGGTACCCGCGGACCGCGCGTTCCTGGAGGTCCTGCGGGACCTCACCGCAGCATACGGGGCCCTGCTGGTCTTCGACGAGGTCATCACGGGATTCCGGGTGGGGTGGGGGGGAGCCCAGGCGGTTCTCGGCATCCGGCCGGACCTCACCTGTCTAGGAAAGGTGATCGGCGGGGGGTTTCCGCTCGCGGCCTACGGGGGGCGTCGGGATGCGATGTCGCTTGTGGCCCCCGCGGGCCCCGTGTACCAGGCGGGCACGCTTTCCGGTAACCCCGTGGCGGTGCGGGCGGGGCTGGCGACCCTGGAGCGGCTGCGGCAGCCCGGCACTTACGGACGGTTGGAAGAGGTGAGCGCGCAGCTGGAGCGAGGGCTCCTGGACGCGGCCCGGATCGCGGGCGTACCCGTGCAGCTGAACCGGGTGGGGAGCATGCTGACCCTGTTCTTCTCGGAACAGCCCGTGCGGGACTACGAGAGCGCCCGGAGGGCGGACGTGGTCCGATACGCGCAGTTCTTCTGGGGGATGCTGCGCCGGGGGGTCTATCTGCCCCCCAGCCAGTTCGAGGCCATGTTCGTCTCCCTGGCCCACGGGCCGGAGGAGATTGAGCGCACGGTCCAGGCAGCCTACGAGGCCCTGCGGGAGCTGCGATGA
- a CDS encoding Glu/Leu/Phe/Val dehydrogenase — MGLAIRAQKPENPFEAVCRWIDRAAHLLGYDESTTKPIKHPRRCVIVSLPVEMDDGRVEVFVGYRVQYDTARGPCKGGLRYHPNVTLEEMMALAALMSLKCAVVDVPFGGGKGGVACDPTRLSHRELERLTRRYTAEIFDIIGPDKDIPAPDVGTNPQVMAWVMDTICMKRGYLEPGTVTGKPIPLGGSRGREEAAGRGVLVVAREACAHRGLRLEGARVVVQGFGNVGYHAARLLHEEAGARVVAVSDVRGGIYHPEGLVPRQVKEYARNTGSVVGYPGARTVSNRELLELPCDLLIPAAIEHQITAENAERIRASVIVEGANEPTTPEADEILRRRGVLIVPDLLANGGGVVVSYFEWVQDRYGYFWPEEEVRARLELFMMRAFQAVLTTAERFGVDLRTAAYCLGVERIVEARRLRGLYA, encoded by the coding sequence ATGGGGCTGGCGATCCGAGCCCAGAAGCCGGAGAATCCCTTCGAGGCCGTCTGTCGATGGATTGACCGGGCCGCCCACCTGTTGGGCTATGATGAGTCCACCACCAAGCCCATCAAGCATCCACGCCGGTGCGTCATCGTCTCCCTCCCTGTGGAGATGGACGACGGGCGGGTGGAGGTGTTTGTGGGCTACCGGGTGCAGTACGACACCGCCCGAGGTCCCTGCAAGGGCGGGTTGCGCTACCACCCCAACGTCACCCTGGAGGAGATGATGGCCCTCGCGGCCCTCATGTCCCTGAAGTGCGCGGTGGTGGATGTGCCCTTCGGAGGTGGAAAGGGCGGGGTGGCGTGCGATCCCACCCGCTTGAGCCACCGGGAGCTGGAGCGCCTTACCCGCCGGTACACCGCGGAGATCTTCGACATCATCGGGCCAGACAAGGACATCCCGGCTCCGGACGTGGGCACCAATCCCCAGGTCATGGCCTGGGTGATGGACACCATCTGCATGAAGCGGGGCTACCTGGAGCCTGGCACCGTGACCGGAAAACCCATCCCCCTGGGGGGCTCCCGGGGGCGCGAGGAGGCCGCGGGCCGTGGGGTCCTGGTGGTGGCACGGGAGGCCTGTGCCCACCGCGGCCTGCGGCTGGAGGGAGCCCGGGTGGTGGTCCAGGGATTCGGGAATGTGGGCTACCACGCGGCTCGGCTCCTGCACGAGGAGGCGGGTGCCCGGGTGGTGGCGGTGAGCGACGTGCGGGGCGGGATCTATCATCCGGAAGGGTTGGTCCCGCGGCAGGTGAAGGAATATGCCCGCAACACGGGCAGCGTGGTGGGTTACCCAGGAGCCCGCACCGTCTCCAACCGGGAGCTGTTGGAGCTCCCCTGCGACCTTTTGATCCCGGCCGCCATTGAGCACCAGATCACCGCGGAGAACGCAGAGCGCATCCGGGCCTCCGTGATCGTGGAGGGGGCGAACGAGCCCACCACCCCGGAGGCGGACGAGATCCTGCGGCGCCGAGGGGTCTTGATCGTCCCGGATCTGCTGGCAAACGGTGGTGGGGTGGTGGTGAGCTACTTTGAGTGGGTACAGGATCGGTACGGATACTTCTGGCCGGAGGAGGAGGTCCGGGCCCGGCTGGAGCTGTTCATGATGCGCGCCTTCCAGGCTGTGCTCACCACCGCGGAGCGGTTCGGGGTAGATCTGCGGACCGCGGCGTACTGTCTTGGGGTGGAGCGCATCGTGGAGGCCCGCCGGCTGCGCGGGCTGTATGCGTGA
- a CDS encoding HD domain-containing protein: MREPVERPRDQQAPVAFPSRVTLEAVKADPEVEAYVGKANEALGVLGYTEHGFRHANLTARIAYNILKRLGHPERDAELAAIAGYLHDIGNLVSRQNHEQVGAMLADRILARLGMGPEERAVVMSAIGNHEESHGQPVSNVGAAVILADKSDVHRTRVRNPDPTTFDIHDRVNYAVEHSFLRVDEKNREITLELVINTEAAPVMEYFEIFLSRMILCRRAAEFLGCQFKLQINGVKLL, translated from the coding sequence ATGCGTGAACCCGTGGAGCGTCCCCGGGACCAGCAGGCCCCTGTGGCTTTCCCCTCCCGGGTCACCCTGGAAGCGGTGAAGGCGGACCCGGAGGTGGAGGCGTACGTGGGCAAGGCCAACGAAGCCCTGGGGGTCCTGGGATACACGGAGCATGGCTTCCGGCACGCGAACCTCACCGCCCGCATAGCCTACAACATCCTCAAGCGGCTGGGGCATCCGGAGCGGGATGCGGAGCTGGCCGCCATCGCAGGTTACCTCCACGACATCGGGAACCTCGTGAGCCGCCAGAACCACGAGCAGGTCGGGGCGATGCTGGCAGACCGCATCCTCGCCCGGTTGGGGATGGGACCGGAGGAGCGGGCGGTGGTGATGAGCGCCATCGGTAACCACGAGGAGTCCCACGGGCAGCCCGTGAGCAATGTGGGGGCCGCGGTGATCCTGGCGGACAAGTCCGATGTGCACCGCACCCGGGTGCGTAATCCGGATCCCACCACCTTCGACATCCACGACCGGGTGAACTACGCGGTGGAGCACTCCTTTTTGCGGGTGGACGAAAAGAACCGGGAGATCACCCTGGAGCTCGTCATCAACACGGAGGCGGCCCCGGTGATGGAGTACTTCGAGATCTTCCTCTCCCGCATGATCCTCTGCCGCCGGGCCGCGGAGTTCCTGGGCTGCCAGTTTAAGCTCCAGATCAACGGAGTCAAACTGCTCTAG
- a CDS encoding glycosyltransferase family 2 protein has product MRVLIVMPLYNEEQTLEGVLRAVREYAPAADILVVDDGSTDGSPGILARFPEVRVIRHAENRGYGASLITGFHYALEHGCDVVVTMDCDEQHEPYLIPDLVSALEGVDIVSGSRYLPGSSRGQDPPPDRRRINREITEEVNRLTGLGITDAFCGFKAYRAEAIRKLELDEPSYGMPLQIWVQAAALGLRVREIPIGRIYRNPARRFLGGLEDPEVRLRYYREVLHRAVQRWLHRVESAVCAGEERRR; this is encoded by the coding sequence ATGAGGGTCCTCATCGTCATGCCCTTGTACAATGAGGAGCAGACCCTGGAGGGGGTACTGCGGGCGGTGCGGGAGTATGCGCCCGCCGCGGACATCCTGGTGGTGGACGACGGAAGCACGGATGGCTCCCCGGGGATCCTGGCCCGGTTCCCGGAGGTGCGGGTGATCCGCCATGCGGAAAACCGCGGATACGGGGCCTCCCTCATCACAGGGTTCCACTACGCCCTGGAGCACGGCTGCGACGTGGTGGTGACCATGGACTGCGACGAGCAGCATGAGCCCTATCTTATTCCGGATCTGGTGAGCGCCCTGGAGGGGGTGGACATCGTCTCCGGGAGCCGCTACCTTCCCGGCTCCTCCCGGGGTCAGGATCCGCCGCCGGATCGGCGGCGCATCAACCGGGAGATCACAGAGGAGGTGAACCGGCTCACGGGGCTTGGGATTACGGATGCCTTCTGCGGGTTTAAGGCGTACCGGGCGGAGGCCATCCGGAAACTGGAACTGGACGAGCCCTCCTACGGGATGCCCCTGCAGATCTGGGTGCAGGCCGCGGCGTTGGGGCTGCGGGTCCGGGAGATCCCCATCGGCCGGATCTACAGGAATCCCGCGCGCCGGTTTTTGGGGGGGCTCGAGGACCCGGAGGTGCGGCTGCGGTACTACCGGGAGGTGCTGCACCGCGCCGTGCAGCGGTGGCTGCACCGGGTAGAATCCGCGGTCTGCGCGGGAGAGGAGCGCAGGAGATGA
- the yajC gene encoding preprotein translocase subunit YajC, producing the protein MFLQAPQGQPNVLYTLILWALLLVVFYLLLIRPQQQQQRRRREMLAKLKKGDRVVTVGGLHGTIVDVHGDEITLELAPNVRVRADRSAVGAVRGRRSEAQDKERERAGERRG; encoded by the coding sequence ATGTTTCTGCAGGCCCCGCAGGGCCAGCCGAATGTCCTCTATACCCTGATCCTCTGGGCGCTGCTCCTGGTGGTCTTCTACCTCCTCCTCATCCGGCCCCAACAGCAGCAGCAGAGGCGCCGGCGGGAGATGTTGGCCAAGCTCAAGAAAGGGGACCGCGTGGTCACGGTGGGGGGATTGCACGGGACCATCGTGGATGTCCACGGGGACGAGATCACCCTGGAGCTTGCACCCAACGTGCGGGTCCGGGCGGATCGCTCCGCGGTGGGAGCCGTACGCGGCCGTAGATCGGAGGCCCAGGACAAGGAGCGGGAGCGGGCGGGAGAACGCAGGGGGTGA